The Paenibacillus sp. BIC5C1 DNA segment CGACGGACATTCGCTTGAATTCCTGATTGTTGACAGCGAAATGTTTAATGGAGGTGCCTACACCCTCGCTCTGTACGCCTTGAATGTAGCTTGCTGCCAAAGTCCCCGACAAATAGGGATCTTCGGAATAGTATTCGAAATTCCGGCCGCATAGCGGTGAACGCTTGATATTCACACCTGGCCCCAAAACGATTGAAATACCGGCCGCGGCCGCTTCTTCTCCGATGGCCTTCCCCATTTTGTGGGCAAGCTCACGATTCCATGACGAGGCAAGTCCACTTCCGGAAGGAAAGCAAGTAGCCGGAACGCTTTTGTTTAAGCCTAAGTGATCCGCACTCCCCTCTTGTTTTCTGAGCCCGTGAGGGCCGTCCGTCATCATAATAGAAGGGACGCCCAGGCGTTCATATGATTTGGTGTGCCAGAAATCTTTACCTGAGCAAAGTTCCACTTTCTCTTCCAAACTCATTTGATTGATGATTTTTTGCACATTTTGCTCCATTCGCTCTCCTCCGTTGGTATACACATTGTCGAAACCGTTTGCCATTTTAGAATAAATGAAATGCATCCATTATTATGGTAAAATCGTTTCTTTTTTAGAAAATTACTCCGCAAGAATCAATTCGTTTTTCATTCATCTCTCTGCGTGAGCTAATGTGAGGTCACCTTAGACAGCCTAACCGCCATATATTTCCTGCCAGGCAGCGAAAGCCTGAAGTCCCCTTCATACACATCGGGGAGTTCATGGATGGTCATCTTCCACGTGTCAATCACCTCAGCGTTGTAACGGATTCCGGGCTCAAGAGCTCCTCCAGGGCTCTCTTCCACAATACGTTGGAGAAAGGCTAGTCTTTCAGAACTCGCTCGGGACAAGATTCCCCCCTTGGACAACCAATCAATCCTTGCGGGATACCCAGCAGCCTGAGGCGGTTGAAAAAACAAATGTGTCACACGTACACACCACCAAAAAATCCGGTTAACATCCATTCAAACAAAGCAAAGACAAACGGACGAAGCAGAGATACATTCTGCTTCGTCCGTTTGCCTTTATTGGTTAGTTTTCAATTCCATGCCATGTGTGATTTCTTTTAAAGTTTGAATGGATTGTTTCAACCAGCCCTTCTCCTGCTCTGACAACTCGGGCATTAAGATCTGTTGTATGCCTCCACGGTTCACAATGGAAGGAAGGCCAGCAAACACATCCTCTTCCTCCAGGTACACAGACAGTGGCAGGATGCTGTTCTCATGATTCAATATGGCTTTGGTTATTCGAGTCAATGACATGCCAATTGCATAAAAGGTCGCTCCTTTGCGGTCGATCACTTCGTATGCAGCATCCCGTACGCCCTCGAATATGTCCTGTAATGCCTGTTTGTCCTCTGGATTGTTGCGTCGTCTCAGATACCTCTCCAATGGATCCACACCAATATCCACCTGCGACCATACGGGTAATTCGCTATCGCCATGCTCCCCTATAATTACTGCGTGCACGTTCCGGGGGTCAACCTCGAAATATTCTCCTAACAAATAACGGAATCGTGCACTATCCAAAGTTGTGCCAGAGCCAATAACGCGAGATTTATCCAACCCCGATGCTTTCCAGGCTACATGTGTCAATACATCAACGGGGTTTGATGCAATCAGAAGCAGACCGTTAAAACCACTGGCCATAACCTCTGACACAATATGTTGCATAACGGCTTTATTTTTTCCGATTAATTCCATTCGTGTTTCTCCAGGCTTCTGCGGAAGCCCGGCAGTAATAACAACAATATCCATATTCGTACAGTCTGAATAATGACCATTCGTGATCTTGGTTGGCGTAGGTGCAAACGGTATGCCGTGGGATAAGTCCATCGCCTCACCCTCTGCCCTCTTCTCATTAATATCAATTAATAGCAATTCCTCGGCAACCCCTTGGTTTAGCATGGCATATGCATAAGAGCAACCTACTGCACCTGTGCCAACAACGGCAACACGATTAATTTTGTTTCGAATCACCCTAACACCCCATAAACGATATAGTTAACTACACAAACAATGACCAGAAATGCAATGCTGATGCCAATAGTACTTTTAAATATCTGACCCTCTTTTCCTGTGAGCCCTACGGCTGCAACCGCTACTGCAACGGATTGCGGGCTAATCATCTTCGCGATATCCCCACCAATCACATTAGCCGCAACCAGCGCCGTTGCATCTATGCCGATCTGTCCTGCTGTGACGACTTGCAACGGCGCAAACAAGGAACCACTATTAACGACTGAACCGGTTAGAAAAACACCCAGCCAGCCCAAAACAGGAGAGAACAATGGGAACAGCGTATTGGTGGAAGCAAACGCGATGCCCAGTGTAGAGGACATTCCGGAGTAGTTTGAGATGTAGGCAAAAGCCAGGACGGCACAAATAGTAAGGATGGGAGCCTTTAATTCCTTAATGGTTTCCTGAAATGCCGCTTTTACGGTCTGTCCATCCACTCGAAAAAGCCAGATTGTCAACAGTCCCGCTATAAGTATGGCTGTGGCCGTTGATGTTAATACGTCAAATTTAAAAATAGCCGCATAAGGAGATGCCTCCGATACAACCGGTGGTGATCTGACAATTCCATTATGCAGCGTGGGGATCGGCACCTTTATTACTCCGAACTCGATTCTTGAGAAAATGATAACAAGAGCGGTCAATATGTAATATGGTGCCCATGCTTTGCCAATCACCTTAAGAGATTTCCTGAATTTGGGCTTGGAGTAAAACGCGAGCGACAACATAGCAACGATGGCGGATATGATATCAACCAGCACTGCACCCAGCGTAATTAATATTACAAATTGAGTTACCGCAAACGCTCCCGCACAGATCGCAGTTGGCACCAGCGTCTGTCGAACACCCCGAACACCATCAGCCAAAAATACCAATATGAACGGGATGATGAAGCTAATAACGGGCACAATCATTGCCGTTTTGATGGCAACATCAAGGGAGTCAACACCGGTTAACTCCGCGGGAACCGTTACGGGGATACCCATTGCGCCATAGGCACCACCAGCGATATTTGCCACCAGGCAAATGGCTGCAGCTTTAACCGGATTAAACCCTAACCCAATCAGCATGATTGACGTAATTGCAACAGGAGCACCAAAGCCGGCCACCCCCTCCAAAAATGCGCCAAAGCAATACGCTATCAAAAGCACTTGCAGCCGTTTGTCACTCGTAACATCGGTGATGCTGTCCTTGATAATCTCGAATTGTCCTGTTTTGACGGTTAACTTATACAGCAGTATGGCAAATACCACAATGGCCGCAACCGGCCAGATGCCCGCCAATACACCGAAAATGGCGGACCAAATCCCCTTAATCAGTGGTAACCCATATACGAGCACGGCCAGAACTAAAGCAAGAAGTGCAGCAAACACTCCTGCAATAAAGGCCCTCATTTTGAACATGGTCAGTGCGACAATGAAAAACATGATCGGGATGGCAGCCACAATTGCAGACAGCCAAATGTTCCCTACCGGATTGTATATTTGCTCAAAAGCGCCCATATGTCTCACCTCGTTCATTTTTGGTGATAGTATGAGTGTTTTTCTTTGTTTTTTATTCGCTTAATTCCCCTTAATCCATCGTTTCAATATACTAACGACAATCAGCAAAACAGGCAGACCGATAGCAAATGTGGTTATCCAGCCGATCCAAACCGTCGCATTAAACTTATTCTCGTAAATAGAGTTGGGGAAAATGTCTACAGAGATCACAATCAACAAAAAAGCCAAAGGGATAACAAAGGATCTTTTGTGTTTTATGTTCAAGATTTGTGTAAAACCGAGGAAGGCGGAATGGAAATATACAAATAATTTAACAAATGAGGTTAACAACCAAATTAATGCAATCACAACTTCCACCCGGGTTATAAATCCACCAATTTCAATTTTTTGAGCTAAATGGTACGCCGGATATTCTTGAATGGACGTAACGTTTGATCCTACAACCAAAATATTCAATAAAATAATGGATGCATTGATCAAAGAGCCAATGAGGATTCCGACAACAAAAGATTTAAAACTATTTTTGGGATTCTGGAGCTCATTGGGTTGAAGCATGAGAAAGAAAATAAGAGGAAAATACACTACACTGGCTAGAGCGAGGGTCGAATACGTATATTTATATAATGGAGCTTCAAATATCGGTTCAATATTTTGAAGCTTGATTTCTGGAGTTAGGGCAATAACCATCAGGACAAACAGAAGAACACAAAATGGAAACATAATCTGTACCATTCTGACCAGTGTGTTAAATCCAGACATTAATCCGTAAACCAGCAATAAAGTGAACAGTGAATTAATAAATATTACCGAAGTCTCCGGCATAAAAACAGTCTTGATAAACCTGCTTACATCATAAAGTACCATTGCAGCCGCCAGGAATGCCGTAATGATAAATAATAAAGATATACACTTCCCAAACCATGAACCCAGGATCTCCTGCATCATTTCTACTATAGTTTTGTTAGGTTGATTATTAAAAAGCCACTTATACACACCCAAGAAGATGACTGCCGGTATAACGGAAAAAAAGGGAACCAACCATGCGTCCTGATTTAGAGCTTGTGCCAAACTGCTCGGGGTTATGAGGATTGCAGTGCCCACTGTAAATAAAGTTGTTAGAATCGTAAATTGAATATGGTCTGCTTTTGCGGCATTTTTCATCGTAATAATCCTCACATGTTCTGCAAATTGGAAATGAACTGACTTAGGGGATGCAGTATCCAGCTCACCAAAACAAGAGGTGTTGGTGGGCCCCATCGGAGTAGTTTTAATACACCAAGACCTCCTGCAATAACAACAATCGCACTGTAAATAAACCATTCTTTGGGTGATGTTCTCAGAACATATGTACCAACCCAAATAAAAATGGCAACGAGCATGAACATTCCGGTGATTTTAACACTGATCATCAACCCTATCACTCCTTCATTTTATCTAAAAAGGAATTTTTGGTTCTCCCTGTTTCACGTATTTTAAAATTCACATTAATTTCAATTGGCATTCCCCGCAAATGATCGGACCAGTCGTGCTTTATTTTCTTCCAAAGGGTTGGATCTGACTGATGAATACGTTTTCCAAGTCCTAATAAATCTGCTTTTATCGC contains these protein-coding regions:
- a CDS encoding L-lactate dehydrogenase, translating into MRNKINRVAVVGTGAVGCSYAYAMLNQGVAEELLLIDINEKRAEGEAMDLSHGIPFAPTPTKITNGHYSDCTNMDIVVITAGLPQKPGETRMELIGKNKAVMQHIVSEVMASGFNGLLLIASNPVDVLTHVAWKASGLDKSRVIGSGTTLDSARFRYLLGEYFEVDPRNVHAVIIGEHGDSELPVWSQVDIGVDPLERYLRRRNNPEDKQALQDIFEGVRDAAYEVIDRKGATFYAIGMSLTRITKAILNHENSILPLSVYLEEEDVFAGLPSIVNRGGIQQILMPELSEQEKGWLKQSIQTLKEITHGMELKTNQ
- a CDS encoding DUF5605 domain-containing protein is translated as MDVNRIFWWCVRVTHLFFQPPQAAGYPARIDWLSKGGILSRASSERLAFLQRIVEESPGGALEPGIRYNAEVIDTWKMTIHELPDVYEGDFRLSLPGRKYMAVRLSKVTSH
- a CDS encoding lactate permease LctP family transporter, with product MGAFEQIYNPVGNIWLSAIVAAIPIMFFIVALTMFKMRAFIAGVFAALLALVLAVLVYGLPLIKGIWSAIFGVLAGIWPVAAIVVFAILLYKLTVKTGQFEIIKDSITDVTSDKRLQVLLIAYCFGAFLEGVAGFGAPVAITSIMLIGLGFNPVKAAAICLVANIAGGAYGAMGIPVTVPAELTGVDSLDVAIKTAMIVPVISFIIPFILVFLADGVRGVRQTLVPTAICAGAFAVTQFVILITLGAVLVDIISAIVAMLSLAFYSKPKFRKSLKVIGKAWAPYYILTALVIIFSRIEFGVIKVPIPTLHNGIVRSPPVVSEASPYAAIFKFDVLTSTATAILIAGLLTIWLFRVDGQTVKAAFQETIKELKAPILTICAVLAFAYISNYSGMSSTLGIAFASTNTLFPLFSPVLGWLGVFLTGSVVNSGSLFAPLQVVTAGQIGIDATALVAANVIGGDIAKMISPQSVAVAVAAVGLTGKEGQIFKSTIGISIAFLVIVCVVNYIVYGVLG
- a CDS encoding endospore germination permease, whose product is MKNAAKADHIQFTILTTLFTVGTAILITPSSLAQALNQDAWLVPFFSVIPAVIFLGVYKWLFNNQPNKTIVEMMQEILGSWFGKCISLLFIITAFLAAAMVLYDVSRFIKTVFMPETSVIFINSLFTLLLVYGLMSGFNTLVRMVQIMFPFCVLLFVLMVIALTPEIKLQNIEPIFEAPLYKYTYSTLALASVVYFPLIFFLMLQPNELQNPKNSFKSFVVGILIGSLINASIILLNILVVGSNVTSIQEYPAYHLAQKIEIGGFITRVEVVIALIWLLTSFVKLFVYFHSAFLGFTQILNIKHKRSFVIPLAFLLIVISVDIFPNSIYENKFNATVWIGWITTFAIGLPVLLIVVSILKRWIKGN